A stretch of DNA from Streptococcus sp. NPS 308:
ATCAAATCATGATAATAGCGAAGAGATGAGTCGATATAGGCTTGCTTGATATTGCCAGCCATCAGAGTCTTGTCCGTATCATCCGCTTCTTCCGTTCCAACATAGATAAAAATGCGCTGTTCAGGCGACAATTTCTTGCGCTCGATATAGCGGTTAAAGGCTTCTTGGTGAAGCCAGTTAGCAGATGAGAAGACACCTAGACAACCAATTCGGTCTTGGTACTCTAGTCCGATAAACTGGGTGATATTGCCTCCTAGCGACGAACCAATCATAGCCGTGTGCTGGCGATCAGCTTTGGTACGATAGGTCTCATCGATAAAAGGCTTGACCACCTCCATGACAAACTCGGCATACTCCACACCCTTACCGCCAAACTGCTGGCCTGGAATAGGAGATTCTTGGAACTTCCAAGCCGCGTACTCATGCATCCGACCCAAACCATCATTGTCGATAGCTACAACAATCATGCGACTGATATCAGGGTTTCGCTTAATGGCTGGAATAATCTTCCAAGAGTGTCCGATATAGGACTCCTTGCTGTAAAAGACATTTTGCCCATCATGAAAATAAACAACAGGGTAAAAACGGTCTGTGTCTTTCTCGTAGTCCTTAGGCAGGAGAACACGCACACGACGCTCCTTTCCTGTATAAGGAACCTTGAGTTTATGTTCTCTCATTTTTAAGTAAAAGTAAGAATGATTCATTGTCAGAAAACTCTCTATATTCAAAATTTTATCTCATTATACCATAAAAATAGAAAAAAAGTCAGTAATTGTCCATTTTAAGGATAAATAACTAACTTTTTTCATTTGAATTCTAAATTCTTCTGGTTTTTCTGATTAGAGGAGATTATCAATTAACTCATCGACAGCGTCTTTTTCAGCTTGAGGTGTGATCTTAGTAAGCATAATCCCTGCCACTGCTCGCTCAACCAATCCTTCGACATCCATGCGTTTTTCATACTGCTCTGCATTCTCTATCTTAGGATTGGTCTTAGGACGATCAGGCGCAAAAATAGTACAGCAGTCCTCAAAAGGCTGGATAGAAATTTCAAAGGTATCAATTTCCTGAGCGATGTCAATGATTTCCAGCTTGTCCATGGTAACCACAGGACGAATGATTGGAGTGCTAGTCACAGCGTTGATAGTCTGCATGCTTTCCAAGGTTTGGCTCGCTACTTGACCAAGACTTTCCCCATTAATGATAACTAAACCATTTCGTACCTCACGGATACGATCGGTAATGCGCATCATAAAACGACGGGTCAATGTCATGAGGTAGGCTTCTGGCGCCTTAGCCTTGATTTCTTCTTGAATCTCTGTGAAAGGCACCTCGATAAACTGGATATTGCCCCCAAACTTGGTCAATTTTCGAGTCAAATCGTGGGCTTTTTTAAGGGCACCAGGACTAGTATATGGTGGGCTGGCAAAGTGAACGGCTTCAATATCAACCCCACGTTTGAGAGCTAGATAACCTGCCACAGGTGAATCAATTCCACCTGACAACATGAGCATGCCTTTACCAGAACTTCCCACAGGTAATCCTCCTGCTCCACGAAAGGTTTCATAGGATAGGTAGGCAGCCTCCTCACGAATCTCAACTTGAAGATTAATATCTGGATTTTTCATCTGAGCTTGCACGTTTGGAATAGCCTCGAAAACAGCACCGCCAAGAGTTTGATTGAGTTCACGACTATCCAATTCGAAGTTGTGGTCGCTTCGCTTACTAGTGATTTTAAAGGTCATGCCCTCCTTGTAGATAGCTTTCATAATCTCTTGGACAGCTGATTTAAGAACTTCTACAGACTTTTCAACCTTATATACGGGAGAAAAGTTTTGAATTCCAAAGACTTGTTTGAGAGATTCTGCTACTGCTGTATAATCAGCTCCATTGAGATAAGCGTGGGCACGGTCGCGATCTGCGGTTACCTTAACTTGAGGATAGATGGACAAAACGTCCGAAATATTATTACGAAGTTTATTGATGAAACGCATACGATTTTTGTGCTTGGTTGACAATTCTCCATAGCGAATCATAATTTCTGAATACTGCATAAATGCTCCTATCTTACTTTTCTAGTTTGATTGTAAATTAATTTTAGCTTGGTCAAGAACTGCTCGACCTGACTCATGTCATTTTCTAAGTCTAAGCTTAGACGCACAGCTGACTGGGCCTTATCTTTGTCCAGTCCCATGGCTATCAAGGTACCCGCAGGTTTTCCAGCCTTGGACGAACAAGCAGAGGTTGTGGAAATGAAAATATCATAGTCTTCAAATGCATGAACGATGACTTCCCCACGAACACCCTTAATCCCAAAAGTCAGGATATGAGGGGCAAAGTCATCCTCATCTGAAAAGACAAAAATATCTGGATAGTCCAGAAGGGCTTGGCGAATGACAGCCTTCATCTGCCCAGTCTTAGCAGTAAATAAGTCTAGCTTTTCCATAGCCAAACGTAAAGCCTTAGCTGTTGCGGCAATCCCTGCAACATTTTCAGTTGTCGAACGATAGTCTCCCTCTTGACCACCTCCAGTTAAAAGAGGCATGATCCTCTTACCAGACTTGATATAGACAAAGCCAACACCTCGGACACCATGAAACTTATGGCTCGAAAAGGTCGCAAAATCCACTCGATTCGTCAGATACTTTTCAGTTGGAATTTTAGCAAGTGCCTGAACTGCATCAACATGGAAAGAAATAGTTGGCTTGTCTGCCAAGAGTTTTGAAATAGCCTCAATAGGCTGGATAGAGCCGATTTCATTGTTTACTGCCATAATGGAGACGAGGGTCGTGTCAGGTCGTATCAAATTCGCTAGAGCCTCAACATCCACAAATCCTCTGCTATCAACTGGGGCAATATCCACCTCAAAACCTTGACTTTTCAGCCAGAGTGCTGACTCCTTGACTGCTGGATGCTCAATAGCTGATACGATGATGTGCTTGCCAAACTGGGCTTTTTCAAAGGCTACACCCTTGATAACCCAGTTATCCCCTTCTGTTCCACCAGAGGTAAAGAAGATTTCATCACTTTTCTTCCCAATCAAATCTGCAATTTGCTGCCGGGAAGCATCTAAAATTCGTGTTGCCTGGTCTCCCAAACGATGGAGACTGGATGGATTTCCGACAATTTTTGAAGCGACCTGCATGTAGGTTTCAAGAGCTTCAGGATAAGGCTTGGTCGTTGCCGAATTATCAAAGTAAATCATGTTTTCTCACGCTTTCTAAAATCACTTCCTCTATTGTATCACGAAAAGAGACCTGCGACAAGAAAGGGAATCTTCTCTTTTTTTAAGATTTTTTTAAAGAAATGAGGTATAATAAATCATAATCAAAGGAGAGTATCATGTCTAATTATCGTAGAACTTCTAATAAATCAAAAACTGAACACATTAAAAAAGGATTTACTGTCTTTCAAAAAACGATTGCTACCATCGGTAGTATCCTTGGTCTCATCACCGCTACTATTACCATCATGAACGCTATGGATAATAACAAAAACAACAAAAAAGAACCGACGACAACCCAAACAACTGTTGTCAAGGAAATTCAAAAAGAATCCCCTCAGGAAAATACTACACCTAACAAGGACAACACTCCTACTAAAGAAAAAACCTCACAAGAAGAAACTTCTCAATCCAACAAGAAAGAGGAGAAAAAAGAAGAGCAGAAAACAACAACTCAGGACTCTTCTACACCTGCTACAAATAAAGAAACAAGCGATAACGGTACACAGTCAAATACGACAAATACAGAAACTAAAACGAACCAGTAATCACTAAAATAGCTTCCTTCCAGATTTGGAAAGAAGCTATTTTTTATTGTTGCAATACTTTGCGTGGTTTGGTTCCCTCAGCTGGACCGATGACACCTGCCATTTCAAGTTCTTCCATCAGGCGGGTCGCACGGTTAAATCCAACCGACAAACGACGCTGAATCATAGAAGCGCTGGCTTTCTGCGTCTCGATAACCAGAGCCTTGGCTTCCTCAAAGAGCGGATCGCCACCAGCTTCACCATCAGAGAAATCTCCCTCATTATCTGGGACGTCTCCTGGGTCAAAGCTATCATCGTAGTCCGCATCTGCCTGAGCCTTGATGAAGTTTACGATACGTTCAACATCATCATCCGAGATAAAGGACCCTTGCAGACGGACTGGGTGATTTTCATCAATTGGTTTAAAGAGCATGTCTCCTCGACCGAGCAATTTTTCAGCTCCATTTTCATCCAAGATGGTTCGTGAATCTGTACCTGATGAAACTGCAAAAGCCACACGAGACGGTACATTGGCCTTGATAAGACCAGAGATGACATCAACCGATGGACGTTGCGTTGCAAGAATCATGTGAATCCCTGCCGCACGCGCCTTCTGTCCGAGACGGATGATAGCATCTTCCACTTCCTTGCTGGCCACCATCATAAGGTCAGCCAACTCGTCCACAATGACAACAATCAAAGGCAGGGGTACTTGTTTGTACTCAGATTGGCTATTAAATTCCTCGACCTTAGCATTGTAACCAGCGATATTTCGCACACCAACCTTAGCAAAGAGTTCATAACGGTTTTCCATCTCATCCACGACTTTTTGGAGAGCCTTGCTGGCCTTACGTGGATTGGTCACAACTGGGATCAAGAGATGAGGAATGTCATTGTAAACCGATAACTCAACCATCTTAGGATCCACCATCATAAACTTGACCTGGTCGGGTCTTGCTTTCATAAGAATGCTAGCAATAATACCGTTAACTGCGACTGATTTCCCTGATCCCGTCGAACCTGCAACCAGTAGGTGGGGCATCTTGGAAAGGTCAAAGGTGCGAGCAGTTCCATTGACAGCCTTACCCAGAGGAATTTCGAGGAGATTTTCTGGTTTAGTCTGAGACTGTTCCCAGAGCTCACGGAAGGAAACGGTCGCAATTTCAGAGTTAGGAACCTCAATCCCAACTAAGGATTTACCAGGTATTGGAGCCTCAATCCGAACATCCTTGGCCGCTAGAGCAAGCGCTAAGTCGTCTGCCAGATTGGAAATGCGGTTAACCCGGACTCCAACTGCTGGCTTGACTTCATACTTGGTAACAGATGGGCCGATTTCAGCCCGTTCCACCGTCACCTTGATACCAAAGCTAGCAAAGGTTTCTTCTAGGATTTTGATATTTTCTCGAACAATTTTCTTTTCCTTGGACTGGTCTTTGGGTTTATCTGGCGCAAAGAGTTGCAAGCTTGGCAGTTTGTATTCAAGGGCTTCTTTGGCCGAAAAATCAACCTGCACCTCTTCATCCTCAAAGTCTTCTTCCACATCTGGAACTTCAAATTCAGCTTGAGGAAGGATAATCTCCGGTTCACTCCATTCTTTTTCAGGAATTGGGGGGAGATCGTAACTTGGTTCTTCTGATAAGATTTCTCCAGTTTCAGGATCTACAGGAGGAAGCAGTATCGCATCCTGTTCTTCTTGTTCTCTCTGAATTCTTGCTGCTTCTTCAGCTTCTTGACGAGCCTTCTCTTCTTCTCTCTTGATGAAGCGTTCCTGTTTTCTCTGTTCCTGTTTTTCCATGAAGGATCTGAACTGAGCTCCAATAAAGGCTGCGACATCATAAATAGACCAGGGACTAACCAAGAGTGCCCCAACTAGAATCAAGAGAACTCCAATAAAGTACGATCCGATATTGGAGAAAAGAAAGGATATGGGGATATAGAGTCCAACACCAAGCAGGCCTCCACCGGCGAAGCTAGTCACCCGCATACCAGTCAGGTCCGTCATAACTTGAGACAAGGTCCCTTTTAGAACTGACTGCTCCAAGCCAAATTTCCAGACAAGATAAGCCTCAAAAATTAAGAGTAAGCCAGCGAAGATACAAAGAAATCCTGACAGAAGTCCCTCTTGCTTACGTATCCATTTAAATAGAAAGAGGTAAATGAGGAGGGCACCAATGGCCACATAGGCCAAACTTCCGACCACCAGTCGAATGAGATTATAAAGGGTGATACCCGCCGCACCAAGCTTGAGGGCTGCAATAATCAATAATAAGGCAATCCCTAAGGAAATCAACATCCTCTGAATAGCTTGTTTTCTTTCGAGTTCTGCTTTAGACGGTCTCCGTCTTGTTTTTGTAGTATTCTTGTTTGCCATTCTTCTATTATACCATATTTCACAGCCATTTCGAATAGAGAAAAAGATTGCACCAAATGGTAACAATCTTTCTATTCTAATACTTTTTATGCTTGTGGTTTGCGTAGGGAACCATAAACCACACCACTTACAATTGCACCAACCAAAACAAAGGCAAGATAAAGAAGAGCATTTGAAGTTAGAGCAATGACGAAGATTCCTCCGTGTGGTGCCATGAGTTTGATACCTGCAAGACCAACGAGTCCTCCTGCTACTGCTGAACCAAGGATAAAGCTTGGGATCGCACGAGCTGGGTCAGCTGCACCAAATGGAATTGCTCCCTCAGTGATAAATGACAAGCCCATGATGATGTTTGTCAAACCAGAGTTACGTTCTTCTTTAGTAAATTTATCTTTGAAAAGAAGGGTTGCGACAAAGATAGCAAGTGGTGGCACCATTCCTCCCGCCATAACTGCTGCCATAGCTACAGAACCACCTGAAGAAACAGTCGCTGCAAGCGTACCTGTACCAAAGACATAGGCTGCTTTATTGACAGGTCCACCCATATCGACAGCCATCATACCACCAAGAACGATACCAAGAAGGACAGCTGATCCTCCTCCAAGACCGCCTAGGAAGTCATTCATA
This window harbors:
- a CDS encoding alpha/beta hydrolase, which codes for MNHSYFYLKMREHKLKVPYTGKERRVRVLLPKDYEKDTDRFYPVVYFHDGQNVFYSKESYIGHSWKIIPAIKRNPDISRMIVVAIDNDGLGRMHEYAAWKFQESPIPGQQFGGKGVEYAEFVMEVVKPFIDETYRTKADRQHTAMIGSSLGGNITQFIGLEYQDRIGCLGVFSSANWLHQEAFNRYIERKKLSPEQRIFIYVGTEEADDTDKTLMAGNIKQAYIDSSLRYYHDLIAGGIHLDNLVLKVQSGAIHSEIPWSENLPDCLRFFAEKW
- the thiI gene encoding tRNA uracil 4-sulfurtransferase ThiI, producing the protein MQYSEIMIRYGELSTKHKNRMRFINKLRNNISDVLSIYPQVKVTADRDRAHAYLNGADYTAVAESLKQVFGIQNFSPVYKVEKSVEVLKSAVQEIMKAIYKEGMTFKITSKRSDHNFELDSRELNQTLGGAVFEAIPNVQAQMKNPDINLQVEIREEAAYLSYETFRGAGGLPVGSSGKGMLMLSGGIDSPVAGYLALKRGVDIEAVHFASPPYTSPGALKKAHDLTRKLTKFGGNIQFIEVPFTEIQEEIKAKAPEAYLMTLTRRFMMRITDRIREVRNGLVIINGESLGQVASQTLESMQTINAVTSTPIIRPVVTMDKLEIIDIAQEIDTFEISIQPFEDCCTIFAPDRPKTNPKIENAEQYEKRMDVEGLVERAVAGIMLTKITPQAEKDAVDELIDNLL
- a CDS encoding cysteine desulfurase family protein, which encodes MIYFDNSATTKPYPEALETYMQVASKIVGNPSSLHRLGDQATRILDASRQQIADLIGKKSDEIFFTSGGTEGDNWVIKGVAFEKAQFGKHIIVSAIEHPAVKESALWLKSQGFEVDIAPVDSRGFVDVEALANLIRPDTTLVSIMAVNNEIGSIQPIEAISKLLADKPTISFHVDAVQALAKIPTEKYLTNRVDFATFSSHKFHGVRGVGFVYIKSGKRIMPLLTGGGQEGDYRSTTENVAGIAATAKALRLAMEKLDLFTAKTGQMKAVIRQALLDYPDIFVFSDEDDFAPHILTFGIKGVRGEVIVHAFEDYDIFISTTSACSSKAGKPAGTLIAMGLDKDKAQSAVRLSLDLENDMSQVEQFLTKLKLIYNQTRKVR
- a CDS encoding DNA translocase FtsK → MANKNTTKTRRRPSKAELERKQAIQRMLISLGIALLLIIAALKLGAAGITLYNLIRLVVGSLAYVAIGALLIYLFLFKWIRKQEGLLSGFLCIFAGLLLIFEAYLVWKFGLEQSVLKGTLSQVMTDLTGMRVTSFAGGGLLGVGLYIPISFLFSNIGSYFIGVLLILVGALLVSPWSIYDVAAFIGAQFRSFMEKQEQRKQERFIKREEEKARQEAEEAARIQREQEEQDAILLPPVDPETGEILSEEPSYDLPPIPEKEWSEPEIILPQAEFEVPDVEEDFEDEEVQVDFSAKEALEYKLPSLQLFAPDKPKDQSKEKKIVRENIKILEETFASFGIKVTVERAEIGPSVTKYEVKPAVGVRVNRISNLADDLALALAAKDVRIEAPIPGKSLVGIEVPNSEIATVSFRELWEQSQTKPENLLEIPLGKAVNGTARTFDLSKMPHLLVAGSTGSGKSVAVNGIIASILMKARPDQVKFMMVDPKMVELSVYNDIPHLLIPVVTNPRKASKALQKVVDEMENRYELFAKVGVRNIAGYNAKVEEFNSQSEYKQVPLPLIVVIVDELADLMMVASKEVEDAIIRLGQKARAAGIHMILATQRPSVDVISGLIKANVPSRVAFAVSSGTDSRTILDENGAEKLLGRGDMLFKPIDENHPVRLQGSFISDDDVERIVNFIKAQADADYDDSFDPGDVPDNEGDFSDGEAGGDPLFEEAKALVIETQKASASMIQRRLSVGFNRATRLMEELEMAGVIGPAEGTKPRKVLQQ
- a CDS encoding DUF6556 family protein, coding for MSNYRRTSNKSKTEHIKKGFTVFQKTIATIGSILGLITATITIMNAMDNNKNNKKEPTTTQTTVVKEIQKESPQENTTPNKDNTPTKEKTSQEETSQSNKKEEKKEEQKTTTQDSSTPATNKETSDNGTQSNTTNTETKTNQ